One stretch of Caldinitratiruptor microaerophilus DNA includes these proteins:
- a CDS encoding FAD-binding oxidoreductase — protein MHARVIQALQSIVGPQYVLTEPQDLVCYSFDATWHTGRPDVVVLPAETRQVQEIVRLAAAERIPVTPRGAGTGLAGGAVPVRGGILLSLTRMRRIVDIDTRNLLAVVEPGVVTAELQRQVAREGLFYPPDPASAKVSTIGGNIATGAGGPRCFKYGVTRDYVLGLEVVLASGEVLRTGGKTVKNVTGYDLTRLLVGSEGTLGVITGATLRLIPQPETQRTLLGVFPRLADASAAVGDIVAKGIVPTTLELVDQTALRVVEDYLQAGLPVEAEAVLIIEVDGFAEAVDRQARRVAELCEAHGASAVRVAADAAQAAELWQARRAINPSLTRIRPIKVGEDVTVPPGEIPAFIRRFQYLRERYRDLPMVVYGHAGDGNLHPNVVMDPRRPEERARVEAWLADLARVALDLGGTLTGEHGIGLLKAPFLEWEVGPVGMEVMRAVKRALDPLNILNPGKMALDGPQATEAAPAAEPGPAPTGGGTRG, from the coding sequence GTGCACGCGCGCGTGATCCAGGCCTTGCAGTCCATCGTGGGCCCGCAGTACGTGCTGACCGAGCCGCAGGACCTGGTCTGCTACTCCTTCGACGCGACGTGGCACACGGGGCGCCCGGACGTGGTGGTGCTGCCGGCGGAGACCCGGCAGGTCCAGGAGATCGTGCGGCTGGCGGCGGCCGAGCGCATCCCGGTCACCCCGCGGGGCGCCGGCACCGGGCTGGCGGGCGGGGCGGTCCCCGTCCGGGGCGGGATCCTGCTCAGCCTCACCCGGATGCGGCGCATCGTGGACATCGACACCCGGAACCTCCTCGCCGTGGTCGAGCCGGGGGTCGTGACCGCCGAACTGCAGCGGCAGGTCGCCCGGGAGGGCCTGTTCTACCCGCCGGACCCGGCGTCGGCGAAGGTCTCCACGATCGGCGGCAACATCGCCACGGGGGCCGGCGGCCCCCGGTGCTTCAAGTACGGCGTGACCCGGGACTACGTGCTGGGCCTCGAGGTCGTCCTGGCCTCCGGCGAGGTGCTCCGGACCGGCGGCAAGACGGTCAAGAACGTGACGGGCTACGACCTGACGCGCCTTCTGGTGGGTTCCGAGGGGACGCTCGGGGTCATCACCGGGGCGACGCTCCGCCTCATTCCCCAGCCCGAGACGCAGCGGACCCTCCTCGGGGTGTTCCCCCGGCTGGCGGACGCCAGCGCTGCCGTGGGGGACATCGTGGCGAAGGGGATCGTGCCCACGACCCTCGAGCTCGTCGACCAGACCGCCCTCCGGGTTGTCGAAGACTACCTCCAGGCCGGGCTGCCGGTAGAAGCGGAGGCCGTCCTCATCATCGAGGTCGACGGCTTCGCCGAGGCCGTCGACCGCCAGGCCCGCCGGGTGGCCGAGCTGTGCGAGGCTCACGGGGCGAGCGCGGTGCGGGTGGCCGCCGATGCCGCCCAGGCGGCCGAGCTCTGGCAGGCCCGCCGCGCGATCAACCCCTCCCTCACCCGCATCCGGCCGATCAAGGTGGGGGAGGACGTGACCGTTCCGCCCGGCGAGATCCCGGCCTTCATCCGGCGCTTCCAGTACCTGCGCGAGCGCTACCGCGACCTGCCGATGGTCGTCTACGGCCACGCCGGGGATGGGAACCTGCACCCGAACGTCGTGATGGATCCCCGCCGGCCCGAGGAGAGGGCCCGCGTCGAGGCCTGGCTGGCGGACCTGGCCCGGGTGGCGCTCGACCTCGGTGGCACCCTCACCGGCGAGCACGGGATCGGTCTCCTGAAGGCGCCGTTCCTCGAGTGGGAGGTCGGCCCCGTCGGCATGGAGGTCATGCGGGCCGTGAAGCGGGCCCTGGACCCGCTGAACATCCTCAACCCGGGCAAGATGGCGCTCGACGGACCCCAGGCCACGGAGGCGGCGCCGGCGGCCGAGCCCGGGCCGGCCCCGACGGGGGGTGGGACCCGTGGCTGA
- a CDS encoding AlbA family DNA-binding domain-containing protein: MERQELKALEGPFVEFKRQLDDPLALARTLIAFANGRGGRIIVGVDDRTREPVGIPSDDVPSLEEWVTSVAYDRCEPLIVPVVRTEWCEGHLLLVIHVYPGPEKPYHLKGRPPSESTYIRVGSTSRLADRETIRQLERESRNIGFDETPVYDATPDDLDTGLIKEYLRSRHQHRGTPPEDVTPELLRKLRATVSEQGRVYPTVAGILLFTTQPDRFLPNARIRCARFKGTTTDEFIDQQEITGPLWEQVDQALKFVRRNIRLSGRIEGVRRVDRYEYPLDAVREAVVNAVVHRDYSISGQDIRLAIFDDCIEITSPGLLPTGISVEELGTGASEVRNRVIARTLKDMGLIEEWGRGTRIMKEAMAAWGLPPPRFEEKGRDFQVTLIGPGPGGVGAIPPDVAARLTPRQQEILHLALARGGVTAGDVQSAFGLSRAAAYLHLRGLVDKGLLQPVGTRRWRRYVPVTWPSRRSR, from the coding sequence ATGGAACGTCAGGAACTGAAGGCGCTCGAGGGTCCATTCGTGGAGTTCAAGCGCCAGTTGGACGACCCGCTCGCCCTGGCCCGCACCCTGATCGCATTCGCCAACGGGCGGGGTGGGCGCATCATCGTCGGAGTGGACGATCGGACACGGGAGCCCGTGGGCATCCCGAGCGACGACGTTCCCTCGCTCGAGGAGTGGGTGACCAGCGTCGCTTACGACCGGTGCGAACCGCTCATCGTCCCGGTGGTCCGCACGGAGTGGTGCGAAGGACATCTTCTCTTGGTCATCCACGTCTACCCCGGCCCGGAGAAACCCTATCACCTCAAGGGAAGGCCGCCGTCCGAGTCCACGTACATCCGAGTGGGTTCGACGAGCCGGCTCGCCGACCGGGAGACGATCCGCCAACTGGAGCGGGAGAGCCGCAACATCGGGTTCGACGAGACGCCGGTCTACGACGCTACCCCGGACGACCTCGACACGGGGCTGATCAAGGAGTACCTCCGATCGCGCCACCAGCACCGTGGCACTCCACCGGAGGACGTGACGCCCGAACTTCTACGCAAGCTCCGGGCCACCGTGAGCGAGCAAGGCCGCGTCTACCCCACGGTGGCGGGGATCCTCCTCTTCACGACCCAGCCGGATCGGTTCCTCCCGAACGCCCGCATCCGGTGCGCCCGGTTCAAGGGGACCACGACCGACGAGTTCATCGACCAGCAGGAGATCACGGGTCCCCTCTGGGAACAGGTCGACCAGGCACTCAAGTTCGTACGGCGGAACATCCGGCTCAGCGGCCGGATCGAAGGGGTGCGGCGGGTGGACCGGTACGAATACCCCCTCGATGCCGTTCGCGAAGCCGTGGTCAACGCGGTCGTACACAGGGACTACTCCATATCCGGTCAGGACATCCGGCTCGCCATCTTCGACGACTGCATCGAGATCACCAGCCCGGGCCTCCTGCCGACCGGGATCTCGGTTGAAGAACTGGGAACCGGGGCTTCCGAGGTGCGAAACCGGGTCATCGCCCGAACACTGAAGGACATGGGCCTGATCGAGGAATGGGGGCGCGGCACGCGGATCATGAAAGAGGCGATGGCCGCTTGGGGCCTTCCCCCTCCCCGATTCGAGGAGAAGGGTCGCGATTTCCAGGTGACCCTCATCGGCCCGGGGCCCGGCGGGGTGGGGGCGATTCCCCCCGACGTGGCGGCCCGCCTCACCCCGCGGCAGCAGGAGATCTTGCACCTGGCCCTGGCGCGCGGCGGGGTCACCGCCGGCGACGTGCAGAGCGCCTTCGGTCTCTCACGGGCCGCCGCCTACCTCCACCTGCGCGGACTCGTCGACAAGGGCCTGCTGCAGCCCGTGGGCACGAGGCGGTGGCGGCGCTACGTCCCCGTCACATGGCCCAGCCGCCGTTCACGCTGA
- the ymfI gene encoding elongation factor P 5-aminopentanone reductase — MVGPLAGRAALVTGASRGIGRAIALSLARAGAAVCVNYSHDVAGAQTTVEAIRRLGAGAQRTGDVPPAFASQADVADPREARRLVEAAARTFGRLDVLVHNAGVALEKLILDTTPAEWDRLWAVHLGGAVACVRAALPYLRASGAGRIILISSIWGLTGAAGEAAYAAAKAALAGYARGLARELAPAGITVNAVAPGAIETEMLADLTPADREDLVRRIPLGRIGRPEDVAEAVLFLASDGASYITGQVVSVNGGWAM; from the coding sequence ATGGTGGGGCCGCTCGCCGGCAGGGCGGCGCTGGTGACAGGGGCGTCGCGCGGGATCGGCAGGGCGATCGCCCTCTCGCTGGCCCGTGCCGGCGCGGCCGTGTGCGTCAACTATAGCCACGATGTGGCCGGGGCCCAGACGACCGTCGAGGCGATCCGGCGACTTGGCGCCGGCGCGCAGCGCACCGGGGACGTGCCCCCCGCCTTCGCCTCTCAGGCGGACGTGGCCGACCCCCGCGAGGCCCGGCGGCTCGTCGAGGCGGCGGCCCGGACCTTCGGCCGGCTGGACGTCCTGGTTCACAACGCCGGGGTCGCCCTGGAGAAGCTCATCCTGGACACCACGCCGGCGGAGTGGGACCGGCTGTGGGCCGTCCACCTGGGGGGCGCCGTGGCCTGCGTGCGGGCGGCCCTGCCCTACTTGCGGGCGTCAGGCGCCGGCCGGATCATCCTCATCTCGTCGATCTGGGGCCTCACCGGCGCCGCCGGTGAGGCCGCTTACGCGGCCGCCAAGGCGGCGCTCGCCGGCTACGCCCGGGGCCTGGCGCGCGAGCTGGCCCCGGCGGGCATCACGGTGAACGCCGTCGCCCCCGGAGCCATCGAGACGGAGATGCTCGCCGACCTCACCCCCGCGGACCGGGAGGACCTCGTTCGCCGGATCCCCCTCGGCCGCATCGGCCGGCCGGAGGACGTCGCGGAGGCGGTCCTGTTCCTCGCCTCCGACGGCGCCTCGTACATCACCGGGCAGGTGGTCAGCGTGAACGGCGGCTGGGCCATGTGA
- a CDS encoding TRAP transporter permease — protein sequence MRDQKRGVTAADPDLQETGAVLDEARVQEIIEEYEGATRKFEGPMRWVIRIAAILMSLWGLYSAAGTVPAQLLRAVHVGFLFFLAFLLYPPSKRLRRLTVLDWVLALAGVAAMAYIVVDFDEFVYRSVTPNTLDLVLGIVTIVLVLEAGRRTTGPILPILAILALVYAFAGPYLPAPWTHRGYPLTRLVGLQYMTLEGIFGVPIGVSATFIILFTLYGAILDMSGAGSFFVDFSFAAMGRRRSGAGRTVTLASFLLGGPSGSGVATTVTLGSITYPILRKAGYDRESAGAILSAGGIGAVLSPPVMGAASFLIAELTRVSYLEVIKWSLLPTLLYYLSILLMIELDTVKLGTREVPMETKPLGQLVRTYWFHFTSLVVIVIFLALGFSAMWAVLWSMLVAVLVSYLRRDTALTPKKLLAALEQGALSVLGVAATTATAGILIGVVNLTGLGLKFSSIIIDLAGGNLFLTLLYTAIVLLILGLALPITASYIVAAVITAPALIRLGVPEPAAHMFIFYYALLSEVSPPTALSCFAVSAITGGNPYKTMWKTWKYALPAFIVPFMFTLRPEGVSLLLIGSWPQVLLGVATSVVGITALVAGAGGWLLGHASWLQRVMLVAAGLLLIYPTPVGDVVGFSLFAAALVWQYLGLRSRAGGQQQASA from the coding sequence TTGCGCGACCAGAAGCGCGGAGTGACCGCCGCGGATCCGGATCTCCAGGAGACCGGCGCGGTCCTGGACGAGGCGCGCGTCCAGGAGATCATCGAGGAGTACGAGGGCGCCACGCGCAAGTTCGAGGGTCCGATGCGCTGGGTGATCCGCATCGCGGCGATCCTCATGAGCCTGTGGGGCCTGTACTCCGCTGCCGGCACGGTGCCGGCCCAGCTCCTGCGGGCCGTGCACGTGGGATTCCTGTTCTTCCTCGCGTTCCTCCTGTACCCGCCCTCGAAGCGGCTGCGGCGGCTCACGGTCCTGGACTGGGTGCTGGCCCTGGCAGGCGTCGCCGCCATGGCCTACATCGTGGTGGACTTCGACGAGTTCGTCTACCGCTCCGTGACGCCCAACACCCTGGACCTGGTGCTGGGCATCGTGACGATCGTCCTGGTCCTGGAGGCCGGCCGGCGGACGACGGGGCCCATCCTGCCCATCCTCGCCATCCTGGCGCTGGTGTACGCCTTCGCCGGCCCCTACCTGCCGGCGCCCTGGACCCATCGCGGGTACCCGCTCACCCGGCTGGTCGGCCTGCAGTACATGACCCTCGAGGGCATCTTCGGGGTACCGATCGGGGTTTCCGCCACGTTCATCATCCTGTTCACCCTGTACGGTGCGATCCTCGACATGAGCGGCGCCGGCAGCTTCTTCGTCGACTTCTCGTTCGCCGCCATGGGCCGGCGCCGGAGCGGTGCGGGGCGGACGGTCACGCTCGCCTCGTTCCTCCTCGGCGGTCCGTCCGGCAGCGGGGTGGCCACCACGGTCACCCTGGGGTCCATCACCTACCCGATCCTCCGCAAGGCCGGCTACGACCGGGAGTCGGCCGGGGCGATCCTGTCCGCCGGCGGCATCGGGGCCGTGCTGTCGCCGCCGGTGATGGGTGCGGCCTCGTTCCTGATCGCCGAGCTCACGCGGGTCTCCTACCTCGAAGTGATCAAGTGGTCGCTCCTGCCCACGCTCCTCTACTACCTGTCGATCCTGCTGATGATCGAGCTGGACACGGTCAAGCTCGGGACGCGCGAGGTCCCCATGGAGACGAAGCCCCTGGGGCAGCTCGTGCGCACCTACTGGTTCCACTTCACCAGCCTCGTCGTCATCGTGATCTTCCTGGCGCTGGGCTTCTCGGCCATGTGGGCGGTGCTGTGGAGCATGCTGGTGGCGGTGCTGGTCAGCTACCTGCGCCGTGACACGGCCCTCACGCCGAAGAAGCTCCTCGCCGCCCTGGAGCAGGGCGCGCTCTCGGTCCTGGGCGTGGCCGCCACCACGGCGACGGCAGGCATCCTGATCGGCGTCGTCAACCTCACCGGCCTGGGGCTCAAGTTCTCCAGCATCATCATCGACCTGGCCGGGGGGAACCTGTTCCTGACCCTGCTGTACACGGCCATCGTGCTGCTGATCCTCGGGCTGGCGCTCCCGATCACGGCCTCGTACATCGTGGCGGCGGTGATCACCGCCCCGGCGCTCATCCGGCTCGGGGTGCCGGAACCGGCGGCCCACATGTTCATCTTCTACTATGCGCTGCTGTCCGAGGTCTCGCCGCCCACGGCCCTCTCGTGCTTCGCGGTGTCCGCCATCACCGGCGGGAACCCGTACAAGACGATGTGGAAGACGTGGAAGTACGCCCTGCCGGCGTTCATCGTGCCCTTCATGTTCACCCTGCGGCCGGAGGGCGTGAGCCTGCTGCTCATCGGCTCGTGGCCGCAGGTGCTGTTGGGCGTGGCGACGTCCGTGGTGGGCATCACCGCCCTCGTGGCCGGCGCCGGCGGGTGGCTCCTCGGTCACGCCTCGTGGCTGCAGCGTGTTATGCTTGTGGCGGCAGGGCTCCTGCTCATCTACCCGACCCCGGTCGGGGACGTCGTCGGGTTCAGCCTGTTCGCCGCCGCGCTGGTGTGGCAGTACCTGGGGCTGCGGTCCCGCGCCGGAGGGCAGCAGCAGGCGTCGGCCTGA
- a CDS encoding TAXI family TRAP transporter solute-binding subunit: protein MKRARLVVPFVLALSVLVSACGQKPAAPASGGQGGTGGSAPAASSSGAAPAQGGQQASSGAVKRISIATGGTSGVYYVYGGGLAQVLSKHVPGVEATAEVTSASVENLNLLAQKSADVAFTLGDSAYDAVKGKGKFKEPLPIQALAVLYANYTHIVVKADSGINSVKDLAGKRVSTGSPNSGTEVIAERVLKAYGIDPQSGIKRERLGVGESADALKDGKIDAFFWSGGLPTAGVLELASTPGVKIKLLPTDDIIDALVKEYGPLYTPVPVPPGVYPGVDQEVIVAGVPNLLVVHRDMPEDLAYNILKAMFDNKAELEAVHPEAKKLTLQTATKGSPVEFHPGAMKFYKEKGV, encoded by the coding sequence GTGAAACGCGCACGGTTGGTCGTACCATTCGTCCTCGCGCTCTCGGTCCTCGTGTCTGCCTGCGGACAGAAACCGGCCGCCCCGGCTTCGGGAGGACAGGGCGGCACGGGCGGTAGCGCCCCGGCGGCGAGCTCGAGCGGGGCGGCGCCGGCGCAGGGCGGCCAGCAGGCGTCCAGCGGGGCGGTCAAGCGAATCTCGATCGCCACCGGCGGCACCAGCGGCGTCTACTACGTTTACGGCGGCGGTCTGGCGCAGGTTCTCTCCAAGCACGTGCCGGGCGTCGAGGCCACGGCAGAGGTGACGTCGGCCTCCGTCGAGAACCTGAACCTTCTCGCCCAGAAGTCTGCGGACGTGGCGTTCACCCTGGGCGACTCGGCCTACGACGCGGTGAAGGGGAAGGGCAAGTTCAAGGAGCCCCTGCCCATCCAGGCGCTTGCGGTACTCTACGCCAACTACACCCACATCGTGGTGAAAGCGGACAGCGGCATCAACTCGGTGAAGGACCTGGCGGGCAAGCGCGTCTCCACGGGGTCGCCCAACAGCGGCACCGAGGTCATCGCCGAGCGGGTCCTGAAGGCCTACGGCATCGACCCGCAGAGCGGGATCAAGCGGGAGCGGCTTGGCGTGGGCGAGTCGGCGGACGCCCTGAAGGACGGCAAGATCGACGCCTTCTTCTGGTCGGGCGGGCTTCCCACGGCCGGCGTGCTCGAGCTGGCCTCCACTCCGGGCGTGAAGATCAAGCTCCTGCCGACGGACGACATCATCGACGCGCTGGTCAAGGAGTACGGGCCGCTCTACACGCCGGTGCCCGTGCCGCCCGGCGTGTACCCCGGCGTCGATCAGGAAGTGATCGTGGCCGGCGTGCCGAACCTGCTGGTCGTGCACCGGGACATGCCGGAGGATCTGGCCTACAACATCCTGAAGGCCATGTTCGACAACAAGGCGGAACTCGAGGCAGTCCACCCCGAGGCGAAGAAGCTCACGCTCCAGACCGCGACGAAGGGGTCGCCCGTCGAGTTCCACCCCGGTGCCATGAAGTTCTACAAGGAGAAGGGTGTCTAG
- a CDS encoding response regulator — MIRVLVVDDDFMVAQIHARHVGRVEGFQVVGTARSGREALDQVEALKPDLVILDLYLPDISGQEVLRRIRALGLGTDVIVISAAREAAEVQQAVRAGVVDYLLKPFRMERLHEALQRYRSYRSEMPREGEVEQAAIDRLYALVGRREGMSSLPKGIDPLTLERIEAALRAAGEAVGVETVAAAAGVSRSTAQRYLRYLAGAGRVEVSPVYGTVGRPERSYRWIGPKA, encoded by the coding sequence ATGATCCGGGTGCTCGTCGTGGACGATGACTTCATGGTCGCTCAGATCCACGCCCGCCACGTGGGCCGCGTGGAAGGCTTCCAGGTGGTCGGCACGGCCCGCTCCGGGCGGGAGGCCCTCGACCAGGTGGAGGCCCTCAAGCCCGATCTCGTGATCCTCGACCTGTACCTTCCCGACATCAGCGGCCAGGAGGTCCTGCGCCGCATCCGGGCCCTCGGCCTGGGCACGGACGTGATCGTGATCTCCGCGGCCCGGGAGGCGGCGGAGGTGCAGCAGGCGGTGCGCGCGGGCGTCGTTGACTACCTCCTCAAGCCCTTCCGGATGGAGCGGCTCCACGAGGCGCTGCAGCGCTACCGCAGCTACCGGAGCGAGATGCCCCGGGAAGGGGAGGTGGAGCAGGCGGCGATCGACCGGCTCTACGCGCTGGTGGGGCGGCGTGAGGGGATGTCGTCCCTTCCCAAGGGCATCGACCCGCTCACCCTCGAGCGGATCGAGGCGGCTCTGCGGGCGGCCGGCGAGGCGGTCGGGGTCGAGACCGTTGCGGCAGCGGCCGGGGTGAGCCGGAGCACGGCCCAGCGCTACCTCCGGTACCTGGCCGGCGCCGGCCGGGTGGAGGTGAGCCCGGTGTACGGCACGGTCGGGCGGCCGGAGCGGTCCTACCGGTGGATCGGGCCGAAAGCGTGA
- a CDS encoding ATP-binding protein, with protein sequence MTAGGAALPRAATGLGRMGLERKVTFLVLALLLGLLVLTVSTLWYRAAEALERQIGTRALDIARTVAAMPGIADSLYTRDPIPVVAPLAERVRRLVGADFVVVLDQSGTRLSHPVPEWVGKATASLDYGPALYEGAAYYTRIREANETALAGIAPIYGRDGEILGLVSVGFRVQDVRLLTLRFGREAAFIAAAALILGSLGAARLARGIKREIFGLEPPQIARIVEERDAVLAAIREGILAIDAEGRITVCNREAQRLMDLEESPVGRHVGEILPGCRMLRVLETGEPEYDQEMLLGDAEVVANQVPIHIGGRIAGVVASFRDRSEIRRIARELTDIRRYSEALRAQTHEFTNRLHTIAGLIQLGAADEALEFIMRTEEQHQRLLDHLARAVPDTTVAALILGKYNRAAELGVRLELDPASRLTRAPERFGRSLLVTVLGNLIENAVEAVQNLPEERRWVRVRLDDTGPDAVLEVSDGGPGVPPALREAIFAEGFSTRSESPGHRGLGLALVRRRVSQVGGDVTVCESEGGGARFVVRLPCGDGEGGRRDDPGARRGR encoded by the coding sequence GTGACGGCCGGCGGGGCCGCCCTCCCGAGGGCCGCCACCGGCCTCGGGCGGATGGGCCTGGAGCGGAAGGTCACCTTCCTCGTGCTGGCCCTCCTCCTGGGGCTCCTCGTGCTCACGGTGAGCACGCTCTGGTACCGGGCGGCCGAGGCCCTGGAGCGGCAGATCGGAACGCGGGCGCTCGACATCGCCCGCACCGTGGCCGCCATGCCGGGCATCGCCGATAGCCTATACACCCGCGACCCCATCCCGGTGGTGGCTCCGCTGGCCGAGCGCGTGCGTCGCCTCGTCGGGGCCGACTTCGTGGTGGTGCTCGACCAGAGCGGCACCCGGCTGTCGCACCCGGTTCCGGAGTGGGTGGGCAAGGCGACCGCCAGTCTCGACTACGGCCCGGCCCTGTACGAGGGGGCCGCGTACTACACGCGGATCCGGGAAGCGAACGAGACCGCGCTGGCCGGCATCGCCCCGATCTACGGGCGGGACGGCGAGATCCTCGGGCTCGTCTCCGTGGGATTCCGGGTGCAGGACGTGCGCCTCCTCACCTTGCGGTTCGGCCGCGAGGCGGCCTTCATCGCCGCCGCGGCGCTCATCTTGGGCTCGCTGGGCGCTGCCCGGCTGGCGCGGGGGATCAAGCGGGAGATCTTCGGTCTGGAGCCGCCGCAGATCGCCCGGATCGTCGAGGAGCGAGACGCCGTGCTGGCCGCCATCCGCGAGGGGATCCTGGCCATCGACGCGGAGGGGCGCATCACGGTGTGCAACCGGGAGGCGCAGCGCCTGATGGACCTGGAGGAGAGCCCGGTCGGCCGGCACGTCGGCGAGATCCTGCCGGGCTGCCGCATGCTCCGGGTGCTCGAGACCGGGGAGCCGGAGTACGACCAGGAGATGCTCCTGGGGGACGCCGAGGTGGTGGCCAACCAGGTCCCCATCCACATCGGCGGCCGCATCGCCGGCGTGGTGGCCAGCTTCCGCGACCGGAGCGAGATCCGACGCATCGCCAGGGAGCTCACGGACATCCGCAGGTACAGCGAGGCGCTGCGGGCGCAGACGCACGAGTTCACCAACCGCCTGCACACGATCGCCGGACTCATCCAGCTCGGGGCGGCCGACGAGGCGCTGGAGTTCATCATGCGGACCGAGGAGCAGCACCAGCGGCTCCTGGACCACCTGGCGCGGGCGGTGCCGGACACCACGGTGGCCGCCCTGATCCTGGGCAAGTACAACCGGGCGGCCGAGCTGGGCGTGCGCCTGGAGCTGGACCCGGCGAGCCGGCTCACCCGGGCGCCGGAGCGCTTCGGGCGGAGCCTCCTCGTCACGGTCCTCGGCAACCTGATCGAGAACGCCGTGGAGGCGGTCCAGAACCTCCCCGAGGAGCGGCGCTGGGTCCGGGTCCGCCTGGACGACACGGGCCCGGACGCCGTCCTCGAAGTGTCCGACGGCGGCCCCGGGGTGCCGCCGGCGCTGCGGGAGGCTATCTTCGCCGAGGGGTTCAGCACCCGGTCCGAGTCGCCGGGGCACCGCGGCCTGGGGCTCGCCCTGGTGCGGCGCCGGGTGAGTCAGGTGGGCGGGGACGTGACGGTCTGCGAGTCGGAGGGGGGCGGCGCCCGCTTCGTGGTGCGCCTGCCTTGCGGGGACGGAGAGGGGGGCCGGCGCGATGATCCGGGTGCTCGTCGTGGACGATGA
- a CDS encoding TAXI family TRAP transporter solute-binding subunit translates to MRWQPVAAVAAGALVVLGGLYARRPAQPASPPASLPPAVRIATATPAGVYYPLGQAMARVLEQRLGRRFVALATAGTPENVDLLARGEAEIAFGQSGIVYYAVNAAGPLSGRPRQTAVRGLTYLYPNVIHVLAREGSGVTRVADMAGRPLAPGPRDSATEINARELLEVYGLRYGEGGNTEALYLGYGESVEALARGKADAAVIAGGVPTPAVVDALSSGVARLIGLEEDRVRALIARHPWYAPYTIPAGTYPGQSEPVRTVAVSNILICRADLPDDLTYDVVRTLYAESDELARAHPAGRLQLTAALRGITGVVPLHPGAARFFREAGILQ, encoded by the coding sequence GTGCGCTGGCAGCCCGTCGCGGCCGTGGCGGCAGGGGCGCTCGTCGTGCTGGGCGGCCTGTACGCCCGCCGCCCCGCTCAGCCGGCCTCCCCGCCGGCCTCGCTTCCGCCCGCGGTCCGCATCGCCACCGCCACCCCCGCCGGCGTGTACTACCCGCTCGGCCAGGCGATGGCCCGGGTGCTGGAACAGCGGCTCGGCCGGAGGTTCGTGGCGCTGGCCACCGCGGGAACCCCCGAGAACGTCGACCTGCTGGCGCGGGGCGAAGCGGAGATCGCCTTCGGCCAGAGCGGCATCGTCTACTACGCGGTGAACGCCGCGGGACCGCTGAGCGGCCGCCCGCGGCAGACGGCCGTGCGGGGGCTCACCTACCTCTACCCGAACGTGATCCACGTCCTCGCCAGGGAAGGGAGTGGGGTGACCCGGGTCGCCGACATGGCTGGCCGCCCCCTGGCGCCCGGCCCCCGGGACAGCGCCACCGAGATCAATGCCCGGGAGTTGCTCGAGGTCTACGGGCTGCGTTACGGCGAAGGCGGCAACACCGAGGCGCTCTACCTGGGCTACGGGGAGAGCGTCGAGGCCCTGGCCCGGGGGAAGGCAGACGCGGCGGTCATCGCCGGGGGCGTGCCCACCCCCGCGGTGGTGGACGCGCTGTCCTCCGGCGTCGCGCGGCTGATCGGGCTGGAGGAGGACCGGGTCCGGGCGCTCATCGCCCGGCACCCGTGGTACGCGCCCTACACGATCCCGGCGGGCACCTACCCCGGTCAGTCGGAGCCCGTCCGCACCGTCGCCGTGTCGAACATCCTCATCTGCCGGGCCGACCTGCCGGACGACCTGACCTACGACGTGGTCCGGACCCTGTACGCCGAGTCGGACGAACTGGCCCGGGCGCACCCGGCCGGCCGGCTCCAGCTCACGGCTGCCCTGCGCGGCATCACCGGGGTGGTCCCGCTCCACCCGGGCGCCGCGCGGTTCTTCCGGGAAGCGGGGATCCTGCAGTGA